The genomic DNA CGTCGAAGGGATGTACTTCATCCAACAATGCGTCGAGAGCAGCAAGCAGGACGCGGCTTGGTTGCCAATGAAGCACGAGCGTGCTCGCAGGTAGGTTGAGTGTAACGATGGACGCAACTTTGGAACCCGGATCGGTCGCGGTGATTCTTCCCGCGGCCGGGACCAGCCGTCGTTTCGGCGGCCCGCAATCGAAGATTTTTGCCACTCTGGCGGGGCATCCCGTCTGGTGGCACGCGGCAAATCGGCTGCGCTCGTTTGCCGAAGTCGGACAGATCGTGATCGCGATCCATCCCGACGACCGCCCGCGGTGGGAGAGCGAATTCGCCGAGGCGGTCGCGTCGCTGCGGATCGATCTAGTCGACGGGGGCGGCGAGCGATACGAGAGCGTGCTGCGAGCGATCGAGCGGATCGAAGGAGCTTCGTTTATCGCCGTCCACGATGCCGCGCGGCCTCTGGTTTCGCAAACCGATCTGCAGCGATTGTTCGATGCTGCGGCGACCCGCGACGCCGTCATGCTGGCGACTCCCGTCCGCGGTACGATCAAGCGATCCGATGACGATTCGATAGTCCAGACAACCGTCGACCGTTCGCGATTGTGGGAAGCTCAAACGCCGCAGATGTTCCGCCGCGAACTGCTGATCGACGCCTACGCTCGCTGGCGCGGCTGGCCTGTGACCGATGACGCAAGTCTCGTCGAACGCTCCGGCGGCAAAGTGTTTCTCGTAGAAGGCTCGCCGCTGAATCTGAAGATCACGGGCCCCGACGACCTGCTGCTGGCCGAAGCGATCATGCAGCAGCGATAACAAGAATCGAGCACGTTTAACCAGCAAGTGAAACCGCGGCGGCAACGCCCCGCGCTTCCTACCAAGTCGATGCAGCATCCAACGCGCGGCCCGTTGGGCACGCGGTTAAACGAATGCCCCCCGAGCCGAGTACCAATCGTTTAACCGCGGCGGCAACGCCCCGCGCGTCCTGCGTCGATGACCCATCCAACGCGCGGCCCGCTGGGCACGCGGTTAAACGATTACAGCCCAAGCCAATTCGAGCACCGATCGTTTAACCGCGGCGGCAACGCCCCGCGCGTCCTGCATCGATGTCCCATCCAACGCGCGGCCCGTTGGGCACGCGGTTAAACGATTGACGCCCAAGCCGAACCGAGCACCGATCGTTTAACCGCGGCGGCATCGCCCCGCGCTTCCTGCATCGATGTCCCATCCAACGCGCGGCCCGCTGGGCACGCGGTTAAACGAATGCCCCCCCGAGCCGAGTACCGATCGTTTAACCGCAGCGGCAACGCCCCGCGCGTCCTGTATTCGATGCCCCATTCAACGCGCGGCCCGCTGGGCACGCGGTTAAACGAATGCCCCCCGAGCCGAGTACCAATCGTTTAACCGCGGCGGCAACGCCCCGCGCGTCCTGCATCGATGTCCCATCCAACGCGCGGCCCGCTGGGCACGCGGTTAAACGAATGGGTGGCGGCCCCGCCAATCGGACTTCCAGCAGACCACGCTGGGCGTAGATGGCAACGCCTAAAAGGTGTGGCCTTTTTGCGGACCGTCTTGGGTCAGCGTGAGGATTTGTGGTCCCGATTCCGTCATCAGCACCGTGTGTTCGAACTGAGCCGAATAGCGGCCATCTTTGGTTCGCACGGTCCAGCCGTCGTTGTTGTCCAACGAGGTGAAGCGGCTGCCGGCGTTGATCATCGGTTCGACGGTGAACGCCATTCCGGGCAACAGCCGATCCTGGCGACTCTGGCGGTTCGGATAGTGAGGGATCGACGGATCTTGATGGAACTGGCGTCCCAAACCGTGGCCGACGTATTCGCGGACAACCGAGAAACCGCGGCTGTGCGCTTCGGCAACGATTGCTTCGCCGATCACCGAAACCTTGCAACCGGGAGTCAACGCGTCGATCCCGATGTACAGACAATCGAAAGCACACTGCGTGACGGCTCGCGCTTCTTCGCTGACATCTCCGATCAAAAACGTTTCGGATTGATCGCCAAACCAACCGTTGACGACCGACGTGATGTCGACGTTTACGATGTCGCCATCGACCAGCGTGTACTCACCCGGAATTCCGTGACAAATGACTTCGTTGACGCTCGTGCAACAGCTCTTGGTAAAGCCTTGGTATCCCAGCGTCGCCGGTTTGTGCCCGTGATCGATCGTGAACTTGTGGATCAATTCATCGATCGCACCGGTCTGAATCCCAGCTTTGACATGCGGGCGAACATAATCCAACAGCTTGGCATTAAAGCGCCCCGCCGCGATCATCGCTTCGCGTCCCGCGTTTTGCAGCAGCAGTTTTTTCCGGTTTTGTAACATTCCCAATAGTCCTTTTTGTCGCCCAAACCAGATCGGAAATCGACGATCGCTCCAACGCAGCTTTGATCAATAACAGATAACTTCAAGTAACGCGTCCTTTGAGCTCGATTGCCCGCCGCACGCGAAGACACAAGTTTAGCAAACTAGGGATTGAAAACCAATCAGTTGCGTGAAGATTCGCACCACGGCAACGTTTTTACGCCCCTTCGCACTTCTTTTGGTCGATCGATCGAACGCAGATAACCTAGCCGTCCAGCAACGCAGCGACGTTATCGATCGGCCGGCCAATTGCCGCTCGTCCGCCATGAACCACGATCGGACGCTCGATCAATTTAGGGTTCGCCGCCAAGATCGCCAGCCATTCATCGTGGGACAGTTGCTTCTCTCCCAGCCCTAGCTCTTTGAATAACGCTTCTCCACGCCGAACCAACTGCTGAGGCTCGATCCCCAGCATCGCAACGATCTCGGCTAGTTCCTTTTCGGTCGGCGGCGTCTCGAGATATTTAACGACGGTGTGTTCGATCTGCCGCGATTCGAGCAGTTCGACAGCGGCACGCGATTTCGAACAGCGAGGGTTATGATAAATCGTGGTCATGCTTTTAGGCAGCTGGAAGAAGGTTGAAGGCGTCCCGTGCTCGGCGGGACAGCGAGCCGCTTCGGCCCGCGGAACAGCAAGGATTCTATCGCGTCGACCGATCGGGTCGAAGCCGGTAGAGAGCAGCAGCACAGGATGACCAAACGTTTTACTGTTAGCAGCAACTGAAATGAGTACAATACCGCACTCAGTTTCGTCCCCCCAACCATCCGACTCCCCAACGTTGCATCGAAGGAATCCCACCGTGAGCAAGCGATTATTTGTTTCCTCCATCTGCCTCTTCCTTGGCCTCGGCTTCGCCCAATTGGCCAACGCTGAAGAACAACCCGACCTGCCGATCGTCGACCTCGCCGACCAGACCGAACGCCACGTCACGATCGCCGCCGGCACGCCCGCGGTCTACCAAGGGCATCCGACGACGCTGCTGATGCCCGATGGGAAAACGATCTTTGCGGTCTGGTGCATCAATCACGGCGGTGCCGCTGGTCCGATGGCCAAGAGCACCGATGGTGGCCTCAACTGGTCGCGGCTCGACAAACAATTGCCAGCCGGATTTTCGACGCACCAGAATTGCCCCAGCATCTATCGGATGGTTGGTCCCGACAAAAAGGAACGACTGTGGGTTTGGTCGGCAGCGCTCGGTAAACGAGGCGGACCGGGGATGCCGAGCATCATGAGCGAAGATGGCGGCGCAAACTGGAAAGAGATGCCGCCTCTTGGATTTCCCTGTGTGATGACCTTCAGTAGCGTCTTGCAACGCAAAGACGGTAGCTACATCGGATTCTTCCACAAAGGCCCCGACGGGAAGGATCGGACGCCGTTGAAGGTTCTGCAGACCGTTACAAACGACGGCGGATTCACATGGTCCGAACCCGAAGTGGTTGCCGCGGTCGAAGGGAAAAATCCCTGCGAACCGTTTGCCTTGCGATCGCCCGACGGCAAGCAGATCTGTGTGCTGATGCGAGAGAACACCCATCGAGGACGCAGTCTGATGATGTTCTCCGAGGACGAAGGCGAGTCGTGGAGCGAACCAGTCGACACGTCGTGGGGCCTAACGGGCGATCGCCACATCGGCGTTCAACTCGATGACGGTCGCTGGGTGATCGCGTTCCGCGACGTTGCGATCAACAGCCCCACCCGCGGCGATTTTGTTGCATGGGTCGGCACCTACGACGACATTCGCCAAGGCAAGCCAGGGCAATATCGGATCAAGCTGTTGCAAAATTACGCCGCCAACCGCCTCGACTGTGGTTACCCCGGCGTCGAACTGCTGCCCGACGGCACGATCGTCGCGACGACGTACGTGAAATACGCCCCCGGCCCCGAAAAGCACTCGGTCGTTTCGACGCGTTTCAAGATCGCTGAAACCGACGCGCTCGCCAGCCAGAGCGACAACGCTGCCAGCAAATAGCAAACGCAGCACCACAAGCTGCTGCACACACACCGTCACCGCGAGGCGCAAAACAAGTCCATTTACGTCTCCCGACGTAGGACACATCGCCTCGCGCGTTGACGATCGCAGCACCTTCCAACTGGAAGTCAGCAGATCAATCCCGCGTCGAGGTCACCTCCAACGCGCGGCCCGCTGGGCTCGCGGTTAAACGCAATACCGGTCTACGAAGCAGCCTCGGACCGTCGAAAGAATTAGCGGCGAGATGTAGTGGACGAGGTTGCGAAACCCAGCGATTTGGTCTGATGCATGTAAAAGGACTCGTTATATCGTCCACTACGCTTCGTTGAACTGTATTACGGCTAAACGAATGCAGCGATGCAGTCCTACTTCAGACCCGCACCTTGCGGTCGGCGGCTGAGGGCTCCACGGACGCCCAGCGTGCCGGGGTCGCGAGCGATCTTATCGGCGAAGACGCGGGCGTCGTCGACGATCGGGCGAACTCGAGCTGTCAAGTTTTCGATGTTTCCGGCGATCCGCCGGACCTGCCAGTAGAGTTCGTCATCCTCGATCAAGCGTTTGATCGTGCCGTCCCCTTCGTTCAACTGCTCCGTGAAGTAGGCGACTTGCACCAACACTTGGTCCAGATTGTTGAGACTCCGCAACACGTTGGCGACAAGTTCGTCGGAGTTGTCGGCCAGCGGCGTGGTAAAGCGTTCGATGTTGCGAACCGTGCGGTCGACCGATTTGACGGTATCGTTCACCGAATCGCCCACGTTCTCGAAGCTTTGGATCGCTCGTTGAGCGACATGCATCGTCTCTTGCGCATCGTCTAGCAGCAGCGGAAAGCGGTCCAGCGACGCCTTCAACTTCTCTTTCATCTGCGTATCTTTCAAGATCGATTCGACTTCCGCCGCCGTACTGCGGACCTGTTCCAACGTCTGCGAGGTCTGTTGCGCGATCTGATGGACCTGCGTGCCGTCCCCCTTGAAGAGCGTCTTTACGTTTGATTCCAATTGCGAAGCCAGTGAGTCAACCGATTTGCCGGCGTCTTCGATCGATTTCAGCGTGCCGCGAAACTCCCCTTCGAGACTCATCAGCACCGCAAACGGATCCGATGAAACCCCGTCGGTAACTCGCACGTAATAGCCATCCTCGGGAACATACTCCTGCGCGAACGCAGATTCGGTCGGCTGCAAAATCCCGTCGGGCGGATCGTTCACCTTGCCATCGAACAACTCCAACAACTGCTTCTCATTGGCTTTGACAAACTCGATGCGAGCCTCACCGGTGACCAACCGCTGCGAACCGATCCGCGGGATCTCGTTCTTGTGGATCGGGTATTTGGCGTCGATCATCATCATCACGTCGACCCCTTCGGCGCCAAGCTGAATCTTGGTGACGCGACCGATAGGATAACCGAACTTCACGACCGGTGTATCGACGTCGATCCCGGCGACCGTTGGGAAGTTTGCCGTGATCGGATACTCCTTCTTTAGAAGCACCGGGTAGGCACCGAAGATGAACATCAAGATGATGGAAACTCCGATCGACGCGAGCACCAGCACGCCAACGCCAAATTCAAGTCTGCGATCGTCCATGATCTTCTATTTACCTTGTGCTTAAAAAAATTCCGTCGAGCCATCGTGCGCGCCGCCGGTCGATACCGACGCGGCGTCGCGTAAACCACCGCTATTGATCCAGCGGCGATTCGTCGTCGTCTTCGTTTTCAAATCTTTCGTGCTCCAACTGCTCGTCCAGCTCTTCGCTTTGCTGTCGCATCTCCATCAATCGCTCGCCCGCTTCGCCACGAACAAATTGGCGAACGCGACGGTCTTCGAAATTCTCAAGCGATGTCGGCGGGCCATCGAACAGGACCTGGGATTCGTGGTCCTTCAAACGACGACGCGGATACAACATGATCACGCGGTCGGCGACTTTCCGGGCGGTGTTCATGTCGTGGGTCACGATGATGCTGGTCACGGGATACTTGCGACGCACGCCAAGCATCAATTCGTTGATCACATCGCTGACGATCGGGTCCAATCCAGTCGTCGGTTCGTCGTACAAAACCAGATCGGGCTGCAGGATCAAAGCTCGCGCAATACCGACTCGTTTTCGCATCCCACCGGACAATTGCGCCGGTCGGCGGCGAACGATATCATCGGGCAGACCAACTTCTCCCAAGGCCCGCAGGACAAGCGGTTCCACCTGATCGGCATCGACAACGTTGTGCTGACGCAGCGGAAAGGCGACGTTTTGGCCGACAGTCATACTGTCGAACAGCGCGGCGTTCTGAAAAACAAAACCAATCTTCTTGCGGAAGTTGACAGCTTCTGCCGGCTTCATCGCGGCGATGTCTTGGCCATCGAAACGGACGATGCCACGCGTCGGGCGAACCAGCCCGATCAAGGTCTTCATCAAAACCGTCTTGCCACAACCACTCTCGCCGATCAGCGCCAACGTCTCGCCACGCGGAATCTTTAGATTGATTCGCTTCAGGATGTGGTGCCCCGATAGCTCGACGTGCAGATCCTGCGCGTCCAACAGGTACTGACGCGCTGGCGGTTCTTCGGGCAATTCGATCGTTTGGGTATCCGAATCCATCACAGTAGCGAGGCTCCCGATGGCCAGAAGGCGAAGTAGACCATGTTCAACAACCGGCCCAAGACGAGGTCGAGGACCAGGATCATCACAAACGAATGGACAAACGCCGACGTGGCTGCTTTGCCCACACCCTCGGCTCCCGCTTCGGCTTGAAAGCCACGGTAGCAACTGACGACAGCGATCACGGCACCGAAGAACAGACTCTTAAAGATCCCGGTAAACAGATCAAACCCTGTCACAAATTGACGCGAATGGTTCAGGTAAGCCGCGTGATCGATCCCCAGAATCACGACGCTATAAAAATATCCGCCGACGATTCCCATGAAGTCGGCCATGATCGTCAGCGCAGGAATCAACATGATACAGGCGAGAAACCGCGGCACGACAAGATAGTGAATGGGGTCGGCCCCCATCGTTGCCAGGGCATCGATCTGTTCGGTCACCCGCATCGTCCCCAGTACCGCCGCCATCGCGCTGCCGACGCGGCCGGCCAACATCGTCGCCGCTAGCACCGGCCCCAGCTCGCGGACCAGCGTCATATTGATCACGCCGCCGAGCCGACTTTCCAGACCGATCGACTGGAATTGGTAGTAGCTGTTTTCGGCAAGAACCATCCCGATGAAGGTCCCCGTCAAAGCGACCACGGGCAAACTGAGCACACCCACTTGGTAGAAATTGGGCAGGATCGTCTCCCGCCGCGGCAGCGACGTAAAGATCCATCGCAGCATCTGCAGGGTGAAGTTGGCGATCCCGCCGACCGTGCTGACTCCCGATACAACGATCTTGCCCCAGTCCGATGCCCAATCGCGTAGCCCGGCGCGCATCCCTTGCGGGCTGACGGAATGGCGTTGCGAGCGGCTTGCGGCGGATGGCATGAGACAGCTGCGAATGGAAGGTTGCGGCGATTCAAAACGAGACCGTGTTAGTTTGTATCGGTTGCATCGAGTTTGCGGCTTGAGATGAACCGACCGGTTGTGCCGGCCTATCTTTGCGGCACTGCGATCACCAACAGGACGGGGCCGCCGCTAGCAATACTGGTCGCTGCCGGTCGACTCTGATACAACATTGCAAACCCGCGTTTGACGTAGACGCGATGGGGTGATTCGACCTTTGAAAGGAAACTGACGTGGAAAAGTGGCCAATCGGAGTGTTTGCATCGGTCGATGCAGGCCTAGGCGTACGCTGGGAAGTGATCAAAGAACTGGGCGTGCCAACGATTCAATTGCACGCGCCAGCGGCAGAGACGCGAACCCAAGCCAACGCTGACAAATTGCGTAGCCAGATGGAGGAGATGTCGGTCGAATTGACAGCGGTTTTCGGCGGCTTCGAAGGCGAAAGCTATGCCGACATCCCGACCGTTGTCGAAACCGTCGGTCTCGTTCCCGAAGCGACCCGCGCGGCGCGGTTGCAAGAGATGAAAGAGATCGCCGACTTTGCCAAGTTGATCGAGTGTGACGTCGTCGCGCTGCACCTTGGTTTTGTCCCCCACGAAACCAGCGATCCTTCTTATGAAGGCATCGTCACCGTGATGCGCGACCTCTGCGATCACGCCGCCAACAACGGGCAACGCGTTCACTTGGAGACCGGTCAGGAAACCGCCGACGGTCTGCTGCAGTTCCTCTCCAGCGTCGATCGAGACAACTTGTTCGTCAACTTCGATCCGGCCAACATGATCCTGTACGGTACGGGCGAACCGATTCCGGCACTGCAAAAAGTTGGCAGCTTTGTCCGCAGCGTGCACTGCAAAGATGGCACCTGGAGCGACAAGCCGGGCGAAACCTGGGGCGCTGAAGTGCCGTTGGGCGAAGGCCAAGTCGACATGCGGAAGTACCTGCAAACGCTCAACGAGATCGGCTACACCGGGCCGTTGACGATCGAACGCGAGATCCCCGCCGAACCGGAGCGTCAGTTGAAAGAGATCGGCGCTGCCGTTGCGCTGCTGACCAAGCTCAAGAGCGAACTGTTGGCGTAATCGCTGAGTTCAGCTGCTAATTTCATCGAGCGCCGTAGAGCAATTTGCTCTGCGGCCGGCGACGCTTAAGAGCCC from Rosistilla oblonga includes the following:
- a CDS encoding sugar phosphate isomerase/epimerase family protein, whose product is MEKWPIGVFASVDAGLGVRWEVIKELGVPTIQLHAPAAETRTQANADKLRSQMEEMSVELTAVFGGFEGESYADIPTVVETVGLVPEATRAARLQEMKEIADFAKLIECDVVALHLGFVPHETSDPSYEGIVTVMRDLCDHAANNGQRVHLETGQETADGLLQFLSSVDRDNLFVNFDPANMILYGTGEPIPALQKVGSFVRSVHCKDGTWSDKPGETWGAEVPLGEGQVDMRKYLQTLNEIGYTGPLTIEREIPAEPERQLKEIGAAVALLTKLKSELLA
- a CDS encoding MlaE family ABC transporter permease, which gives rise to MRAGLRDWASDWGKIVVSGVSTVGGIANFTLQMLRWIFTSLPRRETILPNFYQVGVLSLPVVALTGTFIGMVLAENSYYQFQSIGLESRLGGVINMTLVRELGPVLAATMLAGRVGSAMAAVLGTMRVTEQIDALATMGADPIHYLVVPRFLACIMLIPALTIMADFMGIVGGYFYSVVILGIDHAAYLNHSRQFVTGFDLFTGIFKSLFFGAVIAVVSCYRGFQAEAGAEGVGKAATSAFVHSFVMILVLDLVLGRLLNMVYFAFWPSGASLL
- the ispD gene encoding 2-C-methyl-D-erythritol 4-phosphate cytidylyltransferase, producing the protein MDATLEPGSVAVILPAAGTSRRFGGPQSKIFATLAGHPVWWHAANRLRSFAEVGQIVIAIHPDDRPRWESEFAEAVASLRIDLVDGGGERYESVLRAIERIEGASFIAVHDAARPLVSQTDLQRLFDAAATRDAVMLATPVRGTIKRSDDDSIVQTTVDRSRLWEAQTPQMFRRELLIDAYARWRGWPVTDDASLVERSGGKVFLVEGSPLNLKITGPDDLLLAEAIMQQR
- a CDS encoding sialidase family protein; this encodes MSKRLFVSSICLFLGLGFAQLANAEEQPDLPIVDLADQTERHVTIAAGTPAVYQGHPTTLLMPDGKTIFAVWCINHGGAAGPMAKSTDGGLNWSRLDKQLPAGFSTHQNCPSIYRMVGPDKKERLWVWSAALGKRGGPGMPSIMSEDGGANWKEMPPLGFPCVMTFSSVLQRKDGSYIGFFHKGPDGKDRTPLKVLQTVTNDGGFTWSEPEVVAAVEGKNPCEPFALRSPDGKQICVLMRENTHRGRSLMMFSEDEGESWSEPVDTSWGLTGDRHIGVQLDDGRWVIAFRDVAINSPTRGDFVAWVGTYDDIRQGKPGQYRIKLLQNYAANRLDCGYPGVELLPDGTIVATTYVKYAPGPEKHSVVSTRFKIAETDALASQSDNAASK
- the map gene encoding type I methionyl aminopeptidase — protein: MLQNRKKLLLQNAGREAMIAAGRFNAKLLDYVRPHVKAGIQTGAIDELIHKFTIDHGHKPATLGYQGFTKSCCTSVNEVICHGIPGEYTLVDGDIVNVDITSVVNGWFGDQSETFLIGDVSEEARAVTQCAFDCLYIGIDALTPGCKVSVIGEAIVAEAHSRGFSVVREYVGHGLGRQFHQDPSIPHYPNRQSRQDRLLPGMAFTVEPMINAGSRFTSLDNNDGWTVRTKDGRYSAQFEHTVLMTESGPQILTLTQDGPQKGHTF
- a CDS encoding MlaD family protein; protein product: MDDRRLEFGVGVLVLASIGVSIILMFIFGAYPVLLKKEYPITANFPTVAGIDVDTPVVKFGYPIGRVTKIQLGAEGVDVMMMIDAKYPIHKNEIPRIGSQRLVTGEARIEFVKANEKQLLELFDGKVNDPPDGILQPTESAFAQEYVPEDGYYVRVTDGVSSDPFAVLMSLEGEFRGTLKSIEDAGKSVDSLASQLESNVKTLFKGDGTQVHQIAQQTSQTLEQVRSTAAEVESILKDTQMKEKLKASLDRFPLLLDDAQETMHVAQRAIQSFENVGDSVNDTVKSVDRTVRNIERFTTPLADNSDELVANVLRSLNNLDQVLVQVAYFTEQLNEGDGTIKRLIEDDELYWQVRRIAGNIENLTARVRPIVDDARVFADKIARDPGTLGVRGALSRRPQGAGLK
- a CDS encoding ABC transporter ATP-binding protein, with the protein product MDSDTQTIELPEEPPARQYLLDAQDLHVELSGHHILKRINLKIPRGETLALIGESGCGKTVLMKTLIGLVRPTRGIVRFDGQDIAAMKPAEAVNFRKKIGFVFQNAALFDSMTVGQNVAFPLRQHNVVDADQVEPLVLRALGEVGLPDDIVRRRPAQLSGGMRKRVGIARALILQPDLVLYDEPTTGLDPIVSDVINELMLGVRRKYPVTSIIVTHDMNTARKVADRVIMLYPRRRLKDHESQVLFDGPPTSLENFEDRRVRQFVRGEAGERLMEMRQQSEELDEQLEHERFENEDDDESPLDQ
- the arsC gene encoding arsenate reductase (glutaredoxin) (This arsenate reductase requires both glutathione and glutaredoxin to convert arsenate to arsenite, after which the efflux transporter formed by ArsA and ArsB can extrude the arsenite from the cell, providing resistance.); its protein translation is MTTIYHNPRCSKSRAAVELLESRQIEHTVVKYLETPPTEKELAEIVAMLGIEPQQLVRRGEALFKELGLGEKQLSHDEWLAILAANPKLIERPIVVHGGRAAIGRPIDNVAALLDG